One window from the genome of Macrobrachium rosenbergii isolate ZJJX-2024 chromosome 2, ASM4041242v1, whole genome shotgun sequence encodes:
- the LOC136842569 gene encoding craniofacial development protein 2-like, whose amino-acid sequence MAGKSREVAEMMITRGVDILCVQETRWRGNKAKEIGGGCKLLYSGADENGRSGVGIIVNTELKEKVVEVKRSGNRIMKVKLMLSEEVLNVISAYAPQAACTEEEKSMFWRELDEVLTSVSEEERVVLGGDLNGHIGTDRRVISRIHGGLGMGERNEEGEGIIDFAVAFDMALINTFFMKKDYVTYRSGGRESN is encoded by the coding sequence ATGGCAGGAAAGAGTAGAGAGGTGGCGGAGATGATGATTACGAGGGGAGTTGACATCTTGTGTGTGCAAGAAACAAGGTggagagggaacaaggcaaaggaaataggaggaggatgtAAGCTCCTGTACAGTGGAGCAGACGAGAATGGTAGAAGTGGAGTAGGCATCATTGTAAACActgaactgaaggaaaaagtggtagaagtCAAAAGAAGTGGTAATCGGATAATGAAGGTCAAATTAATGTTATCAGAAGAAGTCCTAAATGTGATAAGTGCTTATGCCCCACAAGCTGCATGTACTGAGGAAGAGAAGTCAATGTTTTGGCGGGAGTTAGATGAAGTATTAACATCAgtctcagaggaagagagagttgtaTTGGGTGGAGACTTGAATGGACATATAGGTACAGAtagaagagtgatttcaagaatcCATGGAGGACTAGGAATGGGGGAGAGGAACGAAGAAGGCGAAGGCATCATAGACTTCGCAGTGGCATTTGATATGGCActaattaatacattctttatgaagaaagattATGTGACATATAGAAGTGGTGGAAGAGAGTCAAATTGA